One window of Amaranthus tricolor cultivar Red isolate AtriRed21 chromosome 11, ASM2621246v1, whole genome shotgun sequence genomic DNA carries:
- the LOC130826722 gene encoding uncharacterized protein LOC130826722 — translation MDESSASGGGRGKNKRFWTAQEDKALVEALSELAVDPHWRCENGFRSGYMVRLEELIGKALPGCGLKALPHIDSRLKTLVAKFRAISQMLNTSGFVWDDEKKMISVDRAVYDEYCKNHPNCKNLFGVSFPHFHELMNVYGKDYATGKPAEDYVEAIQNLQNVAPPQVTLDSSDDEGIDASGNATQTVTSPPAKKMKTEKTSNKRSKRGNAGEGSSNELASLQAFMKDMNVHLSTMANVMARTDDREQKVVEQTEKVLEELLSFNLEGVTSNQVFEVANILTSQPNKLLIFSKCPDALKSDYVKSLLGGNSNA, via the exons ATGGATGAAAGTAGTGCTAGTGGAGGTGGAAGGGGAAAAAACAAACGATTTTGGACTGCCCAAGAAGATAAGGCTCTTGTGGAAGCCTTGTCAGAGTTAGCTGTTGATCCTCACTGGAGGTGTGAAAATGGATTTAGAAGCGGCTACATGGTTCGCTTAGAGGAGCTCATAGGTAAGGCTCTTCCTGGTTGTGGTTTGAAGGCTCTGCCACACATTGATTCTCGACTTAAGACACTTGTAGCCAAGTTTAGGgctatttctcaaatgttaaataCAAGTGGATTCGTCtgggatgatgaaaaaaaaatgatttctgTAGATCGGGCTGTTTATGACGAGTATTGCAAG AATCATCCGAATTGCAAAAACCTGTTTGGAGTTTCATTTCCGCACTTTCATGAACTAATGAATGTTTACGGCAAGGATTACGCTACCGGAAAACCAGCTGAAGATTATGTTGAAGCAATACAGAATTTGCAAAACGTTGCCCCTCCACAAGTTACacttgattcaagtgatgatgagggAATTGATGCTAGTGGTAATGCCACTCAAACTGTTACTTCTCCTCCtgctaaaaaaatgaaaactgaAAAAACTTCTAATAAAAGAAGTAAGAGAGGAAATGCTGGTGAAGGTAGTTCTAATGAGTTGGCTAGCTTACAAGCATTCATGAAAGACATGAATGTTCATCTTTCAACTATGGCAAATGTGATGGCCCGCACTGATGATCGTGAGCAAAAAGTAGTTGAACAGACTGAGAAAGTGTTAGAGGAACTACTATCTTTTAATTTAGAAGGTGTAACTTCTAACCAAGTTTTTGAAGTGGCTAACATTCTAACCTCACAACCAAACAAGCTCCTCATATTTTCAAAGTGTCCCGACGCTTTGAAAAGTGATTATGTTAAGAGTCTTCTTGGAGGAAATAGTAATGCTTAG
- the LOC130827838 gene encoding protein ANTAGONIST OF LIKE HETEROCHROMATIN PROTEIN 1-like, protein MASIGTSLKRKRNWDCIRFIITMINCVVLLHLMLYSMRKTIYDSHYVKLDKKTRRKMRLHNLNRMIRESDTLCRNYLRINRYTFGVLLEMVRDIGGLNETRNTCLEEMVAGFLYTLAHHKKNRMMGAHFYRSGETISRQFHACLLAILKLHDILLKKPTPIQEDCNDERWKYFKNSLGALDGTMILVNVPCDERSKYRTRKGTLAMNVLGVCSPEMEFIYVLPGWEGSAHDGRILRDAISRPNGLKVPKGCYYLCDGGYTNGEGFLAPYRGHLYHLREWNNGPRQPQTAEEYFNLRHAKARNVIERCFGLLKGRWGILRSPSWFSLQTHGRIVLACALLHNLVKRYMLAEFDDEDLFEENDSDDNDGDDNDGDVNEEDDVEYITSIAVTDPWTNFRNTMAQHMFNDWRARQRRLTL, encoded by the exons ATGGCTAGCATTGGTACTTctttgaaaaggaagagaaattggGATTGTATTCGGTTCATAATTACTATGattaattgtgttgtgttgCTACATTTGATGTTGTACTCGATGAGAAAAACTATATACGATTCCCATTATGTTAAGCTTGATAAAAAAACTAGGAGAAAAATGAGATTGCACAACTTGAATAGAATGATTAGAGAAAGTGACACTTTGTGTAGGAACTATCTTCGTATAAATCGATACACATTTGGTGTTCTTTTAGAGATGGTTAGAGATATTGGTGGattaaatgaaacaagaaaCACATGTTTGGAAGAGATGGTTGCGGGTTTCTTATACACATTAGCTCaccataagaaaaatagaatgatgGGTGCACATTTTTATAGAAGTGGTGAAACTATTAGTAGACAATTTCATGCTTGTTTGTTAGCAATCTTAAAGTTACATGATATTCTTCTTAAGAAACCAACACCAATACAAGAGGATTGCAACGATGAAAGATGGAAATATTTCAAg aaTTCATTAGGTGCCCTTGATGGTACAATGATTCTAGTGAATGTTCCTTGTGATGAGCGATCCAAATATCGGACTAGAAAAGGTACCCTTGCTATGAATGTATTAGGAGTATGTTCACCCGAGATggaatttatatatgtcttaccTGGTTGGGAGGGGTCGGCACACGATGGTCGGATTCTTCGAGATGCTATTTCTAGGCCTAATGGGTTGAAAGTTCCAAAAG gtTGTTATTATCTATGTGATGGAGGATATACTAATGGAGAAGGATTCCTTGCACCCTATAGAGGGCATCTTTATCATCTTAGAGAATGGAATAATGGCCCCCGACAACCCCAAACCGCCGAAGAATATTTCAACTTAAGGCATGCAAAAGCTAGAAATGTGATTGAGAGATGCTTTGGATTACTCAAGGGAAGATGGGGGATTCTTAGAAGTCCTTCTTGGTTTAGTTTACAAACACATGGTCGAATTGTACTTGCTTGTGCTTTATTACATAATTTGGTAAAGAGATACATGCTTGCAGAATTTGATGATGAGGACTTGTTTGAGgaaaatgatagtgatgataatgatggtgatgataatgatggtgatgttaatgaggaagatgatgtgGAGTATATAACCTCCATTGCTGTAACCGATCCATGGACGAATTTCCGAAATACAATGGCCCAACATATGTTCAATGATTGGAGGGCTAGACAACGCAGACTTACTTTGTGa